In Massilia forsythiae, one DNA window encodes the following:
- a CDS encoding methyl-accepting chemotaxis protein, whose translation MFKNVSIKARLIFVIVLLGLELIVGAAVGLVSLARSNTNLHDLYVDSIVCLGQLDQVVRKLDLNQLNVVEALVADPQRVTVLLDEVARNGAVVDAQWKDYSATRMADGEKELADRFVQARARYESEALQPAIAALRAGDAARATELAHGKMKALFVPVREAVDGLIKIQLNEADKAQQGSQTTFELVRLVCLSGMAFGLVLAGVVGAMLVRGIVRPLEEAVSVAGAVANGDLTRNIAARANDETGRLMTALNSMNAGLATIVGRVRAGTDTIATASSEIAAGNLDLSNRTEQQAAALEETASSMEQLTSTVKQNADNARQANTLALSASSVAAKGGTVMTEVVSTMGAINTASARIADIIGVIDGIAFQTNILALNAAVEAARAGEQGRGFAVVAGEVRSLAQRSASAAKEIKSLIDDSVRSVHHGSQLVDQAGATMGEIVTGVSRVTDIMAEIMSASQEQTTGIEQVNRAITQMDQATQQNAALVEQASAAAQALREEADELARTVGTFHLRAQAGTPAPAGAPARATARLALDAGKSA comes from the coding sequence ATGTTCAAGAACGTCAGCATCAAAGCCCGCCTGATCTTCGTCATCGTCCTGCTCGGCCTGGAGCTGATCGTCGGCGCCGCCGTCGGCCTGGTCAGTCTGGCGCGCTCCAACACCAACCTGCACGACCTGTACGTGGACAGCATCGTCTGCCTGGGACAACTGGACCAGGTGGTGCGCAAGCTGGACCTGAACCAGCTGAACGTGGTCGAGGCGCTGGTGGCCGACCCGCAGCGCGTCACGGTGTTACTGGACGAGGTGGCGCGCAACGGCGCCGTGGTCGACGCCCAATGGAAGGACTACAGCGCCACCAGGATGGCGGACGGCGAAAAGGAACTGGCGGACCGTTTCGTGCAGGCGCGGGCGCGCTACGAAAGCGAGGCCTTGCAGCCGGCCATCGCGGCGCTGCGCGCAGGCGATGCGGCCAGGGCCACCGAACTGGCGCACGGCAAGATGAAGGCATTGTTCGTGCCGGTGCGCGAGGCCGTCGACGGCCTCATCAAGATCCAGCTGAACGAAGCCGACAAGGCCCAGCAGGGCTCGCAGACGACCTTCGAACTGGTGCGCCTGGTATGCCTGAGCGGCATGGCCTTCGGCCTGGTGCTGGCCGGCGTGGTCGGCGCCATGCTGGTGCGCGGCATCGTCCGGCCGCTGGAAGAAGCCGTCAGCGTGGCCGGCGCGGTGGCGAACGGCGACCTGACCCGCAACATCGCCGCCCGCGCCAACGACGAGACCGGCCGCCTGATGACGGCCCTGAACAGCATGAACGCGGGCCTGGCCACCATCGTCGGCCGCGTGCGCGCCGGCACCGACACCATCGCCACCGCATCCAGCGAGATCGCGGCCGGCAACCTCGACCTGTCCAACCGCACCGAGCAGCAGGCCGCCGCGCTGGAAGAAACGGCCTCGTCGATGGAGCAGCTGACCTCGACCGTCAAGCAGAACGCCGACAATGCGCGCCAGGCCAACACGCTGGCGCTGTCGGCCTCCAGCGTCGCGGCCAAGGGCGGCACGGTGATGACCGAGGTGGTCAGCACCATGGGCGCGATCAATACCGCGTCGGCGCGCATCGCCGACATCATCGGCGTCATCGACGGCATCGCCTTCCAGACCAATATCCTGGCGCTGAACGCGGCGGTGGAAGCGGCGCGCGCCGGCGAACAGGGCCGCGGCTTCGCGGTGGTGGCCGGCGAGGTGCGCAGCCTGGCGCAACGCAGCGCCTCGGCGGCCAAGGAAATCAAGTCGCTGATCGACGACTCGGTGCGCAGCGTGCACCACGGCTCGCAGCTGGTCGACCAGGCCGGCGCCACGATGGGCGAGATCGTCACCGGCGTGAGCCGCGTCACGGACATCATGGCCGAGATCATGTCGGCCAGCCAGGAACAGACCACCGGCATCGAACAGGTGAACCGCGCCATCACCCAGATGGACCAGGCCACCCAGCAGAACGCCGCGCTGGTGGAGCAGGCGTCGGCGGCGGCGCAGGCGTTGCGCGAGGAAGCCGACGAGCTGGCGCGCACGGTGGGCACGTTTCATTTGCGCGCCCAGGCAGGCACGCCGGCGCCGGCCGGCGCTCCCGCGCGCGCCACTGCACGCCTTGCCCTCGACGCCGGTAAATCCGCGTAA
- a CDS encoding glycosyltransferase family 9 protein, producing MTTARAPRRHPTPRVPAPPARARAAADAPAAFTTPGASTTPAASATPAQLVPPGVLRDARRILFVTHLAIGDFTYLQGCLRAFAEAHPHIALHLWVDERRRTDDPARWEHLRRYALYDWLAACPWIAKVYDRTYNTATLRASVREAQAMAYPLVVSLAVVDCHRYARLAREISPAGFVFGLTRPAERALHAFSRMVAYRRLDASLPVYRDPAGRHISDIYAGWFQRCFGLAVAPARRWPRLDIPARWDDAARAHLAAWGLAHVARADLVFVNPWSKSPDRTWPLERVIELVRALPRRPGWQDAHFIVNVVPEELAQVRALLARHGDAALARVRLFCAETHFFELPAAMRLCGLVISVETAVMHLANAVRVPVIALMRANHPEWAPIDKAASTVVTVAGREDWVAGIAVDQVLAQLEPRPGA from the coding sequence ATGACGACAGCGCGCGCGCCGCGCCGCCACCCGACCCCGCGCGTTCCGGCGCCGCCCGCCCGCGCCCGCGCCGCGGCGGATGCGCCGGCCGCCTTCACCACGCCCGGCGCATCCACGACGCCTGCCGCGTCGGCCACGCCGGCGCAGCTGGTGCCGCCCGGGGTGCTGCGCGACGCGCGCCGCATCCTGTTCGTCACCCACCTGGCGATCGGCGACTTCACCTACCTGCAGGGCTGCCTGCGCGCCTTTGCCGAAGCCCATCCGCACATCGCGCTGCACCTGTGGGTGGACGAACGGCGCCGCACCGACGACCCGGCCCGGTGGGAGCACCTGCGCCGCTACGCGCTGTACGACTGGCTCGCCGCCTGTCCCTGGATCGCCAAGGTCTACGACCGCACCTACAATACCGCGACGCTGCGCGCGTCGGTGCGCGAGGCCCAGGCCATGGCGTATCCGCTGGTGGTGTCGCTGGCGGTGGTCGACTGCCACCGCTATGCGCGCCTGGCGCGCGAGATCAGCCCGGCCGGCTTCGTGTTCGGCCTGACCCGGCCGGCCGAGCGCGCGCTGCATGCGTTTTCGCGCATGGTCGCCTACCGCCGCCTGGACGCCTCGCTGCCGGTCTACCGCGACCCCGCCGGCCGGCACATCAGCGACATCTACGCCGGCTGGTTCCAGCGCTGCTTCGGCCTGGCGGTCGCGCCGGCGCGGCGCTGGCCGCGGCTCGACATCCCGGCCCGCTGGGACGACGCCGCGCGCGCGCACCTGGCCGCGTGGGGGCTGGCGCACGTGGCGCGCGCCGACCTGGTGTTCGTCAACCCGTGGTCGAAGTCGCCCGACCGCACCTGGCCGCTGGAACGGGTGATCGAGCTGGTGCGCGCGTTGCCGCGCCGGCCCGGCTGGCAGGACGCCCACTTCATCGTCAACGTGGTGCCGGAGGAACTGGCGCAGGTGCGCGCGCTGCTGGCGCGCCACGGCGACGCGGCGCTGGCGCGCGTACGCCTGTTCTGCGCCGAGACGCATTTCTTCGAACTGCCGGCGGCCATGCGCCTGTGCGGCCTGGTGATCTCGGTGGAGACCGCGGTCATGCACCTGGCGAACGCGGTACGGGTGCCGGTGATCGCGCTGATGCGTGCCAACCACCCGGAATGGGCGCCGATCGACAAGGCGGCCAGTACCGTCGTCACCGTGGCGGGGCGGGAGGACTGGGTCGCCGGCATCGCGGTCGACCAGGTGCTGGCACAGTTAGAGCCGAGGCCCGGCGCGTAG
- a CDS encoding TolC family protein has protein sequence MRHRTTPRFTPTLLLCALLAGCASAGKDYAGPPADAAPPAGAGFARAGAPSANPDDNPVQPGGQVLARWWTALGDPTLDALVERALRANPNLDVARARLRQARAGLRTERANGRPNGTGTLLAAHARLPPLGDALGGSRSASSGDAAQSGVSLPSSLNLYSVGFDATWEIDLFGGRRRAVEAAGAQLEAAEASLADAQLSLTAEVAQAYVNLRSSQQRVALSDAAVARQQRILDLTAKRVERGTASQLDLARLQGQLEATRAEGEPLQTELDSYRDELAVLVGAAPGALDAQLAALTVPPGTPAAAGPALQPNPQTDPQVNPQRSAQRGAPAGSAPGAPTIVPPGTQQDAQLAALPAVPLPPASVAVGDPAAMLRRRPDIRAAERTLAARTAQVGQADAARFPRLTLLGLIGIGGTHPSDLTHLDDFSAILAPQLAWNFLDFGRNTARIEQAQGVRDEAEAQYRAAVLGALRDAESALSRFRQRRATVATIARNKAAADRAAMLMAARQRAGTASLIDVLDTERQQISAEQNLAQAQAALTGDFVALHKALGLGWQAAPGSGATRP, from the coding sequence ATGCGCCATCGTACGACCCCGCGTTTCACGCCCACCCTGTTGCTGTGCGCGCTCCTGGCGGGCTGCGCCAGCGCCGGCAAGGATTATGCCGGTCCGCCGGCCGACGCCGCGCCGCCGGCCGGCGCCGGTTTCGCCCGCGCCGGCGCGCCGTCGGCCAATCCGGACGACAACCCGGTCCAGCCCGGCGGCCAGGTGTTGGCCCGGTGGTGGACCGCGCTCGGCGACCCGACCCTGGACGCGCTGGTCGAGCGCGCCCTGCGCGCCAACCCCAACCTGGACGTGGCGCGCGCGCGCCTGCGCCAGGCGCGCGCCGGCCTGCGCACGGAACGCGCCAACGGCCGTCCCAACGGCACCGGCACGCTGCTGGCGGCGCACGCGCGCCTGCCGCCGCTGGGCGATGCCCTCGGCGGCAGCCGGTCGGCTTCGTCCGGCGACGCGGCGCAATCCGGTGTCAGCCTGCCGTCCTCGTTGAACCTGTACAGCGTCGGCTTCGACGCCACCTGGGAAATCGACCTGTTCGGCGGCCGCCGGCGCGCGGTGGAAGCGGCCGGCGCCCAGCTGGAGGCGGCCGAGGCCAGCCTGGCCGACGCCCAGTTGAGCCTCACCGCCGAGGTGGCGCAAGCCTACGTCAATTTGCGCAGCAGCCAGCAGCGCGTGGCGCTGTCGGACGCCGCGGTGGCGCGCCAGCAGCGCATCCTCGACCTGACCGCCAAGCGGGTCGAGCGCGGCACCGCGTCGCAGCTCGACCTGGCGCGCCTGCAGGGCCAGCTGGAAGCCACGCGCGCCGAGGGCGAGCCGCTGCAGACGGAACTGGACAGCTACCGCGACGAACTGGCGGTGCTGGTGGGGGCGGCGCCGGGCGCGCTGGATGCGCAGCTGGCCGCGCTCACGGTGCCGCCGGGCACGCCGGCCGCCGCCGGACCGGCGCTGCAGCCGAATCCGCAGACGGATCCGCAGGTGAATCCGCAGCGGAGTGCGCAACGCGGCGCGCCGGCAGGCAGCGCACCGGGCGCGCCGACCATCGTCCCGCCGGGCACGCAGCAGGACGCGCAGCTGGCTGCCTTGCCGGCGGTGCCGCTGCCGCCGGCCTCGGTGGCGGTGGGCGATCCGGCCGCCATGCTGCGCCGCCGGCCCGATATCCGCGCCGCCGAGCGCACGCTGGCGGCGCGCACCGCGCAGGTCGGCCAGGCCGACGCCGCGCGCTTTCCGCGCCTGACCCTGCTCGGCCTGATCGGCATCGGCGGCACGCATCCGTCCGACCTCACGCACCTGGACGATTTTTCGGCGATCCTGGCGCCGCAACTGGCCTGGAACTTCCTCGACTTCGGCCGCAACACGGCGCGCATCGAGCAGGCCCAGGGCGTGCGCGACGAAGCCGAGGCGCAGTACCGCGCCGCCGTGCTGGGCGCGCTGCGCGACGCCGAAAGCGCGCTGTCGCGCTTCCGCCAGCGCCGCGCCACGGTGGCGACCATCGCCCGCAACAAGGCCGCGGCCGACCGCGCCGCCATGCTGATGGCGGCGCGCCAGCGCGCCGGCACCGCCAGCCTGATCGACGTGCTCGACACCGAGCGCCAGCAGATCAGCGCCGAGCAGAACCTGGCGCAGGCGCAGGCGGCATTGACCGGGGATTTCGTGGCGCTGCACAAGGCGCTGGGGCTGGGCTGGCAGGCGGCGCCCGGCTCTGGCGCGACGCGCCCGTGA
- a CDS encoding MDR family MFS transporter, with the protein MSAAAKGASAEAQAPAEGKADAGAWLAVAAGTLGALMATLDISIVNSSLPTIQGEIGASGTEGTWIATGYLVAEIVMIPLSGWLERVLGLRTFLLAVAALFTAFSVLCGLSTTLPMMIAGRVGQGITGGAMIPTAQTIIATRLPRSQQPIGTAMFGATAILGPVVGPLIGGWLTENLSWHYAFFLNVPVCAGLVALLLVGLKHEPPRLALLAEADWLGIFGLAAFLGGLTVVLEEGERVQWFSSSLIIWLTILSMAGFVVLMIGQLTAKRPVIQLRLLLDRQFGSVVVMGITVGMVIYGTSYVIPQFLATISNYNALQAGKIVALGGLPALMMMPLVPLMIKYIDIRLAVGFGLSVLAISAYTETDLSAQASGADFVVSQLIRGVGTIFAMVFLNQAAIQSVSRDHASDAAGLFNAARNLGGSLALAGIAVLQDQRLWLHSRRLEESLNANRGGVQDYLAGQAQALGGMPQALRALQGTLQAQALTMTYTDLFWILSVGIGCVIPLVLFLRPLNTKAPAAGAH; encoded by the coding sequence ATGAGCGCGGCCGCGAAGGGCGCATCCGCCGAGGCGCAGGCGCCCGCCGAAGGCAAGGCCGACGCCGGCGCCTGGCTGGCGGTGGCGGCCGGGACGCTGGGCGCGCTGATGGCGACGCTCGACATCTCGATCGTGAATTCCTCGCTGCCGACCATCCAGGGCGAGATCGGCGCCAGCGGCACCGAGGGCACCTGGATCGCCACCGGCTACCTGGTGGCGGAGATCGTCATGATCCCGCTGTCCGGCTGGCTGGAACGGGTGCTCGGGCTGCGCACCTTCCTGCTGGCGGTGGCGGCACTGTTCACCGCGTTTTCCGTGCTGTGCGGCCTGTCCACCACGCTGCCGATGATGATCGCCGGCCGCGTCGGCCAGGGCATCACCGGCGGCGCCATGATCCCGACCGCGCAGACCATCATCGCCACCCGCCTGCCGCGCAGCCAGCAGCCGATCGGCACCGCAATGTTCGGCGCCACCGCCATCCTGGGGCCGGTGGTCGGCCCGCTGATCGGCGGCTGGCTCACCGAGAACCTCAGCTGGCACTACGCCTTCTTCCTCAACGTGCCGGTGTGCGCCGGCCTGGTGGCGCTGCTGCTGGTCGGCCTCAAGCACGAGCCGCCGCGCCTGGCCCTGCTGGCCGAAGCCGACTGGCTCGGCATCTTCGGCCTGGCCGCCTTCCTGGGCGGGCTGACCGTGGTGCTGGAGGAAGGCGAACGGGTGCAGTGGTTCTCGTCCAGCCTGATCATCTGGCTCACCATCCTCTCGATGGCCGGCTTCGTGGTGCTGATGATCGGCCAACTGACCGCCAAGCGCCCGGTGATCCAGCTGCGCCTGCTGCTCGACCGCCAGTTCGGCAGCGTGGTCGTGATGGGCATCACGGTCGGCATGGTCATCTACGGCACCTCGTACGTGATCCCGCAATTCCTGGCCACCATCTCCAATTACAACGCACTGCAGGCCGGCAAGATCGTGGCGCTGGGCGGCTTGCCGGCGCTGATGATGATGCCGCTGGTGCCGCTGATGATCAAGTATATCGACATCCGCCTGGCCGTCGGCTTCGGGCTGTCCGTGCTGGCGATCAGCGCCTACACCGAGACCGACCTGAGCGCGCAGGCCAGCGGCGCCGACTTCGTGGTGTCGCAGCTGATCCGCGGGGTCGGCACCATCTTCGCCATGGTGTTCCTGAACCAGGCGGCGATCCAGTCGGTGTCGCGCGACCATGCCAGCGACGCCGCCGGCCTGTTCAACGCGGCGCGCAACCTGGGCGGCTCGCTGGCGCTGGCCGGCATCGCCGTGCTGCAGGACCAGCGCCTGTGGCTGCACTCGCGCCGCCTGGAAGAATCGCTGAACGCCAACCGCGGCGGCGTGCAGGATTACCTGGCCGGCCAGGCGCAGGCGCTGGGCGGCATGCCGCAGGCGCTGCGTGCGCTGCAGGGCACGCTCCAGGCGCAGGCGCTGACCATGACCTACACGGACCTGTTCTGGATCCTGTCGGTCGGCATCGGCTGCGTGATCCCGCTGGTGCTGTTCCTGCGCCCGCTGAACACCAAGGCGCCGGCGGCCGGAGCCCATTGA
- a CDS encoding HlyD family secretion protein: MTDTQATEPNDQVRKPASSAGGRRADDKPAAGRNNDAGDGGDKDKNKDKDDRDGGDDKAGDHEDAGDKGGDDKKEGDDKQVAPEKKKKIRIALFAFGGLAVVIGLGWLAWHLLVGRYHEETDDAFLQADTVTVAPKVGGYVEEVLVKDNQDVKAGQALARIDARDYRAQTEQFEAQIAIAKANADAVRAQIGEQESAVAEARAQLEAARASAGFANNEVRRYAPLVDIGAENGETLAQRRNQATQSDKQVAVQRAALANAEKRITSLRAQVRQAEAQAGTAEAQLKAANVNLQSTLLTASIAGRVGDQTVRVGQFVQPGARLMSLVPTGSLYITANFKETQIGRMRIGQPAAIKVDALPGVDLHGRIESFSPGTGAQFSLLPPQNATGNFTKIVQRVPVRIAVDTGPETRQLLVPGLSVKVEIDTSDNKDAIKRAKHQEKRREDGREDRRDAQRDEQRREARG; this comes from the coding sequence ATGACCGACACGCAAGCGACCGAACCCAACGACCAAGTCCGCAAACCCGCCTCGTCCGCCGGCGGCCGGCGCGCCGACGACAAGCCGGCCGCCGGCAGGAACAACGATGCCGGGGACGGCGGCGACAAGGACAAGAACAAGGACAAGGACGACCGGGACGGCGGCGACGACAAGGCAGGCGACCACGAGGACGCCGGCGACAAAGGCGGCGACGACAAGAAGGAAGGCGACGACAAGCAGGTCGCGCCGGAAAAGAAGAAAAAGATCCGCATCGCCCTGTTCGCCTTCGGCGGCCTGGCCGTGGTGATCGGCCTCGGCTGGCTGGCCTGGCACCTGCTGGTCGGCCGCTACCACGAGGAGACCGACGACGCCTTCCTGCAGGCGGACACGGTGACGGTCGCGCCCAAGGTCGGCGGCTATGTCGAGGAAGTGCTGGTCAAGGACAACCAGGATGTCAAGGCCGGGCAGGCGCTGGCGCGCATCGACGCGCGCGACTACCGCGCCCAGACCGAGCAGTTCGAAGCGCAGATCGCGATCGCCAAGGCGAATGCCGACGCGGTGCGCGCCCAGATCGGCGAGCAGGAATCGGCGGTGGCCGAGGCGCGCGCCCAGCTGGAGGCGGCGCGCGCCAGCGCCGGCTTCGCCAACAACGAAGTGCGGCGCTACGCCCCGCTGGTGGACATCGGCGCCGAGAACGGCGAGACGCTGGCCCAGCGCCGCAACCAGGCCACCCAGAGCGACAAGCAGGTGGCGGTGCAGCGCGCCGCGCTGGCCAACGCCGAAAAGCGCATCACGTCGCTGCGCGCCCAGGTGCGCCAGGCCGAAGCGCAGGCCGGCACCGCCGAGGCCCAGCTCAAGGCGGCCAACGTCAACCTGCAATCGACCCTGCTGACCGCCAGCATCGCCGGCCGCGTCGGCGACCAGACCGTGCGCGTCGGCCAGTTCGTGCAGCCGGGCGCGCGCCTGATGTCGCTGGTGCCGACCGGCAGCCTGTACATCACCGCCAACTTCAAGGAAACGCAGATCGGCCGCATGCGCATCGGCCAGCCGGCCGCGATCAAGGTCGACGCCCTGCCCGGCGTCGACCTGCACGGCCGCATCGAGAGTTTTTCGCCCGGCACCGGCGCCCAGTTCTCGCTGCTGCCGCCGCAGAACGCCACCGGCAACTTCACCAAGATCGTCCAGCGCGTGCCGGTGCGCATCGCGGTCGATACCGGCCCGGAAACGCGCCAGTTGCTGGTGCCGGGCCTGTCGGTGAAGGTCGAGATCGACACCAGCGACAACAAGGACGCCATCAAGCGCGCCAAGCACCAGGAAAAGCGGCGCGAGGACGGGCGCGAAGATCGGCGTGACGCTCAACGCGACGAGCAGCGCCGGGAAGCGCGCGGATGA
- a CDS encoding TetR/AcrR family transcriptional regulator produces MTSSNPRTIAPGAAAPSADAAPAPAPPTTSSRKPRTDGIQARERILSAALRLFVERGQAATPVREIAQAAGVNVAAIAYYFGDKAGLYRAALFEPVCAGATAVPAFDAPALALAEALALYMRTCLQPLGQGADALLSVRLRFRESFEPTGMLEEERASRLRLHARLVALLQRHLGLDAPDRELQALAFSIFGLVAYPYYGQDQLRAADAALLDAPGAADAWSARLAGYAGALVAFEAARRDAAAVHHPDTRPTSTPDGTAP; encoded by the coding sequence ATGACGAGCAGCAATCCGCGCACGATCGCGCCGGGCGCCGCCGCCCCATCGGCGGACGCGGCGCCTGCGCCGGCGCCGCCGACGACTTCCTCACGCAAGCCACGCACCGACGGCATCCAGGCGCGCGAACGCATCCTGTCCGCCGCGTTGCGCCTGTTCGTCGAGCGCGGCCAGGCCGCCACCCCGGTGCGCGAGATCGCCCAGGCGGCCGGCGTCAACGTCGCCGCCATCGCCTATTATTTCGGCGACAAGGCCGGCCTGTACCGCGCGGCGCTGTTCGAGCCGGTATGCGCCGGCGCCACCGCCGTTCCCGCTTTCGATGCGCCGGCCCTGGCCTTGGCCGAGGCCCTGGCGCTGTACATGCGCACCTGCCTGCAGCCGCTCGGCCAGGGCGCCGACGCCCTGCTCAGCGTGCGCCTGCGCTTTCGCGAAAGCTTCGAGCCGACCGGCATGCTGGAGGAAGAGCGCGCCAGCCGCTTGCGCCTGCACGCGCGCCTGGTCGCGCTGCTGCAGCGCCATCTCGGCCTGGACGCGCCCGACCGCGAGCTGCAGGCGCTGGCCTTTTCCATCTTCGGCCTGGTCGCCTACCCGTACTACGGTCAGGACCAATTGCGCGCTGCCGACGCCGCGCTGCTCGATGCGCCCGGCGCCGCCGACGCCTGGAGCGCGCGCCTGGCCGGCTACGCCGGCGCCCTGGTCGCCTTCGAGGCCGCGCGCCGCGACGCCGCCGCCGTTCACCACCCCGACACCCGACCCACCTCCACGCCCGACGGAACCGCCCCATGA